The genomic stretch CTGGAGACACGCAAGGTTAGAGATTGATGAGATCTCTTTAAGGCAtcttctttcctcttctttaTCTCTCCCTAGCCGCAAATGAAGACCAGATCCCAAATACAATTCTTCTAGTTTCTTCAAGCTTGACAAGATACCACAAGGCAAGGGATGGAGGCTACTTTTGACCCTCAAATCCAATAACTTTAAATTACTCAACTGACCGATTTCAGCTGGAAACTGATCATCCAGAATTTTGGATTCAAAGAGGCTCAAAGTTTCCAACTGCGTCATGTGTCCAAGCATTGATGACATTCCAGTGCCCAACACACAATAATCCAGACACAGTGTTCGAAGGCTCCTTAACATTTGGCCAGGCCATGACAGTGGAAATTCAATTTGCGAGTAGTTTAATTCCATGATCCAAGAGCTTCCATTCCTACAAAAGAGTCTTTTGGTAGGTTCAATTTCCGAAATCGGAATACCAAGCGCAACAGCCTAAGCCTTGGATATTCCTTGCAAAATGGAAGTAGATCATGATTGGAATCTTGCGATATTAGTGAAATTGCTGTGTAAGAATTCTTTTCTCCCACTCTAGAATTGCTCACTAAGAACTCATGCTCGTCTTTTGATGCAATTGACAAGCACACATCTCGCACGACATCGTGCAGTTTTGCAGAGTCTTTTTTTTTAGCATCATTTAGCAACAAATAGGAGCTTTTTAGGTGACCAATAAGCGTGTCTACCTTGTCTCTTACATCTACTAACCTCCGTCTATTTGGGAACAATTCTAGCCCTTTACCATACCTAACCAAACATTCGATTGGAATACTATAATCCTCTGGAAACAAACTGCAAAGCAAAAGTAGTGACTTAGCTTCAGCGCTTTTTAAATAGTCATAGCTAAACTTAATTCTTGAAAACACTAAATCTTCATCTCCTTCTAGTTCTTTAATTGTGTACTCTTTTAATTGCCGAAGGGCACGATCCCAGGATTCTAGAGTATGATTGCCCTTTAATGCCCGGGCAACAACAACAATTGCAAGAGGTAGACCTTTGCATTCCTCTGCAACTTGCTTTGCAACACCACTCAAAGCAGAATCATCAGAAATTTCTGCAACCTCTTTAAAAAGATGCCATGCTTCTTCTTTACGCAAGGCATGCAtctcaaaaatttcagctcccATGTCCCGACAAGCATCTGAGGATCGAGATGTCAGTATAACTTTTAAGCTCTTGCATTCACCTTTGACGGGAATTCCTAGACTCTCAAAATCAACTACTTTCCAAATGTCATCCAATATAACAAGAATTCTCTTGTCACGGCCAGTTAGTCTCGTACACAATCTTTCAGCTCTGGCACGATCAGTTTGCTCTATTATCTTCAGCCCTAACTGCTCAGCAAGTTGATCTTGGACATTTCTCATGTCTGGACTTTGAGACACGATTGCCATGGCGACTTCATCAAACAATTTCTCGAACTTAACCTGGTCAGCAATTTGTTTGACTAGAGTAGTCTTGCCTATGCCGCCCATACCACAAATCGCCATTAGGCTAGTTTTCTCCTGCTTTAAAGCTTCCATCAGTTCCTTCTTTGTTGACATCCTAGAAACTAGGCCTTCCTCTAAGGATGGGGTTGATTCACTAAAACGCATTTTGCCTAATGGAGCAATGCTTCCAACTTTATCAAATTGCCCCTCTCCTAAGAGTTTTTCAACAACACTCGTTCTTTTCACCGCACGTCGGCCTAGCAAATAGCATGACTTCAAATTCGGAAGCCTGACAATATTCAAGCAATTCACCTTAGCAGTCTCCATACCCTCAGAAATAGTACGTGCATCTTTCTTTACATCCTCAACTCGTTTCAGCCAATCAACAACAGTTGGTATAATTTCTTCAGCATTGTCTTTTGCTCGATCTACCTTTTGTTGCACCTCAGTTTCCTTTAGCTCAAGTTTTTTGATGTCATCACTCAGAGTTTGAACGTTGCTTTTGTAGAAAATTAAGTACTGAAATTGACGCAAAATTGGATCGACACACTTCTCTGCAATTTTTCCCACAATTGAAAGTGCAATATCTTGGATGGCCATTATTGCAAAATTCTGTTCAAATTTGTATTGTTGTGTTGTTTGAAAGATACAGAGAAAGGAATCCAATAAATTGcgtgaaaaatatgaaaaagatTCATGGATACATAAATAAGGTAATAATAATTTCGTAACAGTAGAGGtacaaagaaggaaaaaaatggtaGGCATTGAAGTGAATTTAATGAATTGTTTACATAACTTATAAACTGTTCTCACCAACAAATATATTCGCATATATtggtttagatttttttttttagaactaTTTTGGAAAATACAAGAGGTACAGTTTGGTGCAGAAATATATTACATTTTCACTTGTTTGACAAAAAATATAAGTTTTTAAGTTTTCATATGTCCAACAATTGATGAAATATCGTCAATATACAATCTTGGGGACAAAACATTCCGCTTTAACCAAGTATGCTAGTCTCTATAAAGTATGTCTATACATTGCTTTAGCAGGATTATTAAACTCAAATAGACGAAAAGTCTCAAAACCTTTGTATATTTTCTCTACATGTTTAAATTTGAAATAACTTGCAATCATTTCAAGTCCGATGAGTAATCATTATTAATTCATGATAATTTTGATGTTAATAAAAATTATGCTGAAcatgaaacaattcagaaatttTGGAATCTGAAgataagaaaatccttgacttGACATAAGGCAATGACCGAAAACGTCAAATCGGAAAACTACTACTAGTAGAACCATTACAACTGTAGAATTTAGAAATCCCAAAGGGAGATTAGACATGGAAGTCTAATTGACTTCTTTgtttgaagggaaaaaaaaaatgaacaatgacttcttttaatcaaaatttaatCAAATTAAAACGTGTACATTGTAAAAACCACCAATCAATTGAAGCGGCGTTTCGTAAAACAATGAATAAGTTCTTCATCAATGTATATCACAAATCTAAAGACTACTCACGAAACTTTGCTTTTATTTGTATTAGTGAGAAAAGCACATCCTATGGGTGTACAAATTACGAAAAAAATTAGTCGTTTTTGTTAAAACCAATAgaagttatttgaattttttgttgacaaataaaaaaaagaagttatgatttttcatagggaaacaaaccaaaaaaaatagaagttaCTGGAAGTGGAAGTTATTAAAACTTACTAAACTTAAAGTAGTTATCTTTAGTAAATCTTTACTTTTGTAAGGGTAAAATTGAAAATGTAAAAGATGATATGAAATTTTAATACGAAATCCCCTCCTTATGCTTTATATATAGAAAATTTGAAGATAGCACAAATGTTAATCACACTAAAGTTGATTGAAAGTGAGTATAGTTAAGTGTGTCTATTAGATCAGATGAAGAaagtgtaagtgagagatcTCAACTTCGAATGCTCCCACTTACactaaacaaaatttttttttaaaaaggtaTGTGTATTAGATAAAAACCTATTCAGGGTCCTAATCATTTGAACAAGTCAAACCAGATTCAATTGTCATGCAAGTATAGCACTAATTCGTCAATATCAATAAAAAAGTATACATAATACatattgaaaattaaaatcaccATCCATCttcccaaaagaaaaataaaagtaaagataTACGAGATTAAGCTAAAAGAAACAGAACAATAGAGTTTGCAAGCCTATGACGTTTGTGTACCTTAACATCCAGACAACTCTATTTGCCTCTTCTTTTTGTACCAATCATAGAATTGAATGCCTCAAAGAGATTATCTCTGATTCCTGTGAAATACATACTCAAATATAATTAATATCTCAACTCTTGGGAAACTAAAATATTGTGAAGAGAGacacaaaattaaaagaattaggATATGTGTACCTTTAAATCCACAAGGATGGCTTCATTCTCTACTATGTCAACTTTCTTAAGATTTGGTGCATCCAACTTTCTGGAACACAATTGCTTCAACTTCTTGGAACACATTATTTTCGAATGAGTTAGATAGGAAAATTTGAATGCACAATTCTCGCGGTGACTATCACCAAATTTAGAAGATTTTGGAGGCATATGATCCTTGTACTTACGTAAAGTATTGTTATATATAGGCATAGGTATTTGGTAcattatagtttttttttaaaataattatgaGATAATAGTGATTTTTGTAGTAAGTCCTTTTGTCTTTTTAAAAGCTTCAACCCCATGTAAACTCCAGAAATTGCAAGTGCAATTTCTCCaaatttcctttctttattCACCCTCAATTGTCCAAGTTTTTGTTCACAAACAAAACTTAAATCCTAAACTACGCAAAGCCAAAATCAGGTCCTCATATACCTAATAATTCCTTCCAATATATTATTAACATACAAAAATATGTAGTAGTAGATTGCATGCAAAAACTAAACgtgaaaaacaaaaggcaaaaTATGAAGCGCAGAATCAGCACAGTAGataaaaaaacacttttttaatgaaaaaacaCTAAAATCTTACTTGAAGATATTATTCATGCCGTGACAAACCAAGCACAATAAGCATACCAATTGAAGAATAACAAAGTAGACATCACGAATCGAATGGAATGTAAAGACCAGTGTTTTGAAACTCCGGCCTTTAATTGAACCGGCTATGTATTCAGGTCACAGTTTAACCCCGATtcactgatttttttttaaaataaattacatAAATATATGTGCATAGAATAAGATATCCAATAGACTAATTTAAGActttatttgataaaaattttaatattttcaaagaacTTGAACTTAAACATCTTTGGGTATCCAACATTGTGAGTTTAAACTTTAAACCATATCTTttagaatttatttttttaaaataaattacatAAATATATGTGCATAGAATAAGATATCCAATAGACTAATTTAAGActttatttgataaaaattttaatattttcaaagaacTTGAACTTAAACATCTTTGGGTATCCAACATTGTGAGTTTAAACTTTAAACCATATCTTTTAGAATTAAAGATTGcagttttgttttaaaaataaaatttgaagcCTGGTGGAAGTTGGGAAACTAGAAAATAGAGATGAAAACTTGATAAAAAGACAAAAACCGAGAAGAAAGTGAGTGGGTATGACAATTAGTGATTAGTCTTTATGGTTAAGGAGAacttattcttttttatttttatttttttcaatttcataGCCAGAAACAAAAAACCTGGTTCAATGGTTCATTCTAATATGAATGGTTCGCACAGTTCTTACCAGTTCTTAAATCCAATCAATTCAAAGTATGAACCAAATCAAAATCATGGCTGATTCGCAGTCCGATTGATTAAACCAACCAGTTCAACCCCAGTTTCAAAACAATGGTAAAGCATAGATTTTTTGGACACTtaatatagaagttacaatcaaTAATGCAGAGAATGATGAAAAGCAGATCAATGACATTGAAGGGAGAGTCGAAGGAAGAAGGAGATACAAGGGAGTGAAGTCAAGAAATCACTATAAAAAGGGCCCACTATATTTGAGGATAAAATTCGTTTATAGGAATTTAGAAATTTAGTGGCCTTCTTAATTATTTaccaaatttaaaagaaatcaTCTCAAGGGCTTAACATGTATTGTTAATAGCTATCagcactttgtttttttttttcctacacatagggtcaaaaaatgaatttactaAAATGTCTATGTACCAAGTAGTTCATTGTTCCATAAAAGATTAAAATAACTCTTTCAAATTATTAAAAAGTCCGAAAGCAAGCACTTGAAAGTTGACCTCGTGTGAATACTAACATATGAATTATATATATGTTTCCCCCTATTCATATTCTTATCCAAGGAGCTTGTCATGGCTAGTTGATCAATTAGATTCATAACAATGCATGTACTTGTTggttattattatattataggTCGGTATACATATGCTTGtgagttattattattattattatttactttaCTCATATTCTTATCTGGATCTTCTCATAGCTCATCAATTAGATATGCGTTATAACAACTCATGTACTTGTTGGTTATTATTGTTTTATGGATCAATGTgggtatttttattttttattataatcgGCATCATTGGTTTGGAGTAGAAcaatatttgtttaattttgttatGTAAGCGGTGGGTGTAGTTAAGTAAACTATCATTAGTTATAAACATAGTACTTTTTTGGTTATAATGTTATGTCTTACCACCATCATAACAAAACTTATTACCTTTACAGCTAAAATTAATACTTAGTTGGAAAACTTACCATTTAATCCTGGTGGTAGAAGAAGGCCATAGCCGTGTTTTCTTGTTCTCGTACTTCTACTTAAACAATGCATGGACATTATGACAAATTATGCAGAATTATGATTATGATTTGTGGTTAtacaaccacaaaaaaaaacatacttAGGTGTTGAACCGAAAGAGagattaaaaaatataagtacATACCTCTTTTTGTTGGATTGATTGAAAACCAGGATGATGATCTCAACAGAGAATTGCTAAGAGATATAAGTGAAGTCGTGAATAGGTAAAATGAGGAACAAAGAATTCATGAGTGGGAAAGTTGAGAAACTACAATCAACATCAAGGCAAATTTATAGGGAATGGATTTGATACCTTGCTAATGCAGCTGGAAATGGAAATCCCATTTTTGATGAGTAGTTATTACACTATACCATACCCCTTAGAATGATAACCATCACTTTTATTCTTTCCCCGTCACTTTTACTGTTCTAAAGGAAATAAAGTTACACACTTGGACGAGTAATATTATGCGGACAAGTCAAGAATCAAAGCCTGAAaaagcaaaattcaaaacaattaTGGTATAATAAAGAGTGCTTCTGGAAATTCGTTAGCCCATCGATGACTCGATCTCATTTCACGAAAGAATATTGAAGATGCAAAAGGTGAACTTCGCTTTAACATGTGAAAAACAAGATCTAACTTGTTATGTTCATTGTTCAATATATTTATGTCTAATATGTACACACATACACGGGAGGAGCCAAAG from Coffea eugenioides isolate CCC68of unplaced genomic scaffold, Ceug_1.0 ScVebR1_2783;HRSCAF=3878, whole genome shotgun sequence encodes the following:
- the LOC113757155 gene encoding disease resistance protein At4g27190-like — its product is MAIQDIALSIVGKIAEKCVDPILRQFQYLIFYKSNVQTLSDDIKKLELKETEVQQKVDRAKDNAEEIIPTVVDWLKRVEDVKKDARTISEGMETAKVNCLNIVRLPNLKSCYLLGRRAVKRTSVVEKLLGEGQFDKVGSIAPLGKMRFSESTPSLEEGLVSRMSTKKELMEALKQEKTSLMAICGMGGIGKTTLVKQIADQVKFEKLFDEVAMAIVSQSPDMRNVQDQLAEQLGLKIIEQTDRARAERLCTRLTGRDKRILVILDDIWKVVDFESLGIPVKGECKSLKVILTSRSSDACRDMGAEIFEMHALRKEEAWHLFKEVAEISDDSALSGVAKQVAEECKGLPLAIVVVARALKGNHTLESWDRALRQLKEYTIKELEGDEDLVFSRIKFSYDYLKSAEAKSLLLLCSLFPEDYSIPIECLVRYGKGLELFPNRRRLVDVRDKVDTLIGHLKSSYLLLNDAKKKDSAKLHDVVRDVCLSIASKDEHEFLVSNSRVGEKNSYTAISLISQDSNHDLLPFCKEYPRLRLLRLVFRFRKLNLPKDSFVGMEALGSWN